A single genomic interval of Streptomyces sp. NBC_00663 harbors:
- a CDS encoding ATP-binding protein encodes MENRGRGSGPRPPGGTDPDPLPYEGVWRFTAPAVDASVPQARHAVRDLLLRQGVPVSDDLVQGLLLIVSELVTNAVRHAALLSPMLAVEVAVGAEWVRVSVEDNHPYRPTALEADHGQTGGRGLLLVREVTREAGGVCDVEHTANGGKVIWAALPLASMPVL; translated from the coding sequence ATGGAGAACCGCGGGCGTGGGTCAGGCCCACGTCCACCAGGCGGCACGGACCCGGACCCGCTGCCTTACGAGGGCGTCTGGCGGTTCACCGCCCCCGCCGTGGACGCCTCGGTCCCGCAGGCGCGGCACGCCGTACGGGACCTGCTGCTGCGGCAGGGAGTACCGGTCTCGGACGATCTCGTGCAGGGGCTCCTGCTGATCGTCTCCGAGCTAGTCACCAACGCGGTGCGGCACGCGGCCCTGCTGTCGCCGATGCTCGCCGTGGAGGTCGCCGTCGGCGCCGAGTGGGTGCGGGTGTCCGTCGAGGACAACCACCCCTACCGGCCGACCGCCCTGGAGGCCGACCACGGACAGACCGGTGGCCGCGGGCTGCTGCTGGTGCGGGAGGTCACGCGCGAGGCGGGCGGCGTCTGCGACGTCGAACACACGGCGAACGGCGGCAAGGTGATCTGGGCCGCCCTGCCGCTCGCTTCGATGCCTGTGCTCTAG
- a CDS encoding HdeD family acid-resistance protein: MARDGKGNAGRRTDETAKLSRGFGWLAALGVILVLAGLVGLIYTGVATLTSMILFGWLLLIGGVVGLLHAIQARGTNFFWLGVVVAALNIAAGVVVISRPEAAAAALTMFAALLFLTGGVFRLAGSLVVRGPQFGWTLVQGAFGLLLGILVLASWPSSSKYVIGCFFSLALLFDGLGLIATGYGGRRIVGMVSDRLAAEDDTRSESGEAPTKPVQPE; encoded by the coding sequence ATGGCCAGGGACGGCAAGGGCAACGCCGGCAGGCGCACGGACGAGACCGCGAAGCTGAGCCGGGGCTTCGGCTGGCTGGCCGCACTCGGCGTGATCCTGGTCCTCGCGGGACTCGTGGGGCTGATCTACACCGGGGTGGCCACGCTCACCTCGATGATCCTGTTCGGCTGGCTGCTGCTCATCGGCGGCGTCGTGGGCCTGCTGCACGCGATCCAGGCGCGCGGCACCAACTTCTTCTGGCTCGGCGTGGTCGTCGCCGCCCTGAACATCGCGGCCGGCGTGGTCGTCATCAGCCGGCCCGAGGCCGCGGCCGCGGCGCTGACCATGTTCGCCGCGCTGCTCTTCCTCACCGGTGGGGTGTTCCGGCTGGCCGGCAGCCTGGTGGTGCGGGGGCCGCAGTTCGGCTGGACGCTGGTGCAGGGCGCCTTCGGTCTGCTCCTCGGCATCCTCGTGCTGGCCTCCTGGCCGAGCAGCAGCAAGTACGTCATCGGCTGCTTCTTCTCGCTCGCGCTGCTCTTCGACGGCCTCGGTCTGATCGCCACCGGCTACGGCGGCCGGCGCATCGTCGGCATGGTCTCCGACCGGCTCGCCGCCGAGGACGACACACGGAGCGAATCGGGCGAGGCGCCCACCAAACCCGTACAACCCGAATAG
- a CDS encoding enoyl-CoA hydratase/isomerase family protein, translating into MEPQLQHGVTDSVATVVIHHPAKRNAMTAAMWRSLPPLLDTLAADPDVRALVLTGEGGTFCAGADISTLRGSPEEAQGLAVAAEEALAAFPKPTVAAIRGHCVGGGSQLAAACDLRFAEQGSLFGVTPAKLGIVYPASSTRRLVALVGPSAAKYLLFSGELIDAERALRTGLVDEVLPEGELDKRVAEFTRILVSRSQLTQAAAKEFAGGLTDRDGHWTEQARGSGDTAEGVAAFLERRQPRFTWTTSG; encoded by the coding sequence ATGGAGCCCCAGTTGCAGCACGGCGTGACCGACTCGGTCGCCACCGTCGTCATCCACCACCCGGCCAAGCGCAACGCCATGACGGCCGCGATGTGGCGGTCGCTGCCGCCGCTGCTCGACACGCTGGCCGCCGATCCGGACGTACGGGCGCTGGTGCTGACCGGCGAGGGCGGCACGTTCTGCGCCGGAGCCGACATCTCCACGCTGCGCGGGTCACCGGAGGAGGCGCAGGGCCTTGCGGTCGCCGCCGAGGAGGCGCTCGCCGCTTTCCCGAAGCCGACGGTGGCCGCGATCCGGGGGCACTGCGTGGGCGGCGGCTCCCAGCTCGCGGCGGCCTGCGATCTGCGGTTCGCGGAGCAGGGCTCTCTGTTCGGGGTGACACCGGCGAAGCTGGGGATCGTGTATCCGGCGTCCTCCACACGGCGGTTGGTGGCGCTGGTGGGGCCGTCCGCCGCCAAGTACCTGCTGTTCTCGGGCGAGTTGATCGACGCGGAGCGGGCGCTGCGCACCGGCCTCGTGGACGAGGTGCTGCCGGAGGGCGAACTGGACAAGCGGGTCGCCGAGTTCACCCGGATCCTGGTGTCCCGCTCGCAGTTGACGCAGGCGGCGGCGAAGGAGTTCGCGGGCGGGCTGACGGACCGGGACGGTCACTGGACCGAGCAGGCGCGCGGCAGCGGCGACACCGCGGAGGGCGTCGCCGCGTTCCTGGAGCGCAGGCAGCCGCGCTTCACCTGGACCACGTCCGGTTGA
- a CDS encoding DJ-1/PfpI family protein: MQIAILLFDRFTALDAVGPYETLGRLPDAETVFVAERTGPHRTDTGNLAITADKTLAEVPNPDIVVVPGGPGQTPQMENPVLLDWLRAADATSTWTTSVCTGSLLLAAAGLLEGRRATSHWLALDFLKQFGAEPTGERVVFDGKYVTAAGVSSGIDMGLTLLGRLAGDEHAQAVQLLTEYDPQPPYDAGSPEKAPAHLVEEFRTRSRFLLT, translated from the coding sequence GTGCAGATCGCCATCCTCCTCTTCGACCGCTTCACCGCCCTCGACGCGGTCGGACCCTACGAGACCCTCGGCCGCCTCCCCGACGCGGAGACCGTCTTCGTCGCCGAGCGCACCGGCCCGCACCGCACCGACACCGGGAACCTCGCCATCACCGCCGACAAGACCCTCGCCGAGGTGCCGAACCCGGACATCGTCGTCGTGCCCGGAGGGCCCGGGCAGACCCCGCAGATGGAGAACCCGGTGCTGCTCGACTGGCTCCGCGCCGCCGACGCCACCAGCACCTGGACGACGTCCGTGTGCACCGGGTCCCTGCTGCTGGCCGCCGCCGGATTGCTGGAGGGCCGGCGCGCGACCTCCCACTGGCTGGCCCTGGACTTCCTGAAGCAGTTCGGCGCCGAGCCGACCGGGGAGCGGGTCGTCTTCGACGGCAAGTACGTCACCGCGGCCGGCGTCTCCTCCGGCATCGACATGGGGCTCACCCTGCTCGGCCGGCTCGCCGGCGACGAACACGCCCAGGCCGTACAGCTGTTGACCGAGTACGACCCGCAGCCGCCCTACGACGCCGGCTCACCGGAGAAGGCCCCGGCCCACCTCGTCGAGGAGTTCCGCACCAGGAGCCGCTTCCTCCTGACGTAG
- a CDS encoding GlxA family transcriptional regulator, with the protein MTQRTVLVVLFDDVQSLDVTGPLEVFAGAETHTPGTYRIRTASLDGAPVRTSSGLTVVPDLALPDAPAPHTLLVPGGQGTRRPDPLLTDWLRANGPRAERLVSVCTGAILLAEAGLLDGHRVTTHWAYSDTLARDHPAVDVEPDPIYIRDGSVATSAGVTSGIDLALALVEEDLDRDVALTIARYLVVFLRRPGNQAQFSAQLAVQTARREPLREVQRWISEHPGADLTVESLAARARLSPRHFARAFQAETGTTPGRYVDRVRLEHARRLLEDSTDGVEEISRASGYGTPEAMRRAFVRTLGASPAEYRRRFHPVPAH; encoded by the coding sequence TTCGACGACGTGCAGAGCCTCGATGTCACCGGCCCCCTGGAGGTGTTCGCCGGGGCCGAGACGCACACGCCGGGCACCTACCGCATCCGTACCGCCTCCCTGGACGGCGCCCCCGTGCGCACCTCCAGCGGCCTGACCGTCGTACCGGATCTGGCCCTGCCCGACGCGCCCGCCCCGCACACCCTGCTCGTCCCGGGCGGGCAGGGGACCCGCCGCCCCGACCCGCTCCTGACCGACTGGCTGCGCGCGAACGGGCCGCGGGCCGAGCGGCTGGTCTCGGTGTGCACCGGGGCGATCCTGCTCGCCGAGGCGGGCCTCCTGGACGGCCACCGCGTCACGACCCACTGGGCGTACAGCGACACGCTCGCCCGCGATCACCCCGCCGTCGACGTCGAGCCCGACCCGATCTACATCCGGGACGGCAGCGTCGCCACCTCCGCCGGCGTCACCTCGGGCATCGACCTCGCCCTCGCACTGGTCGAGGAGGACCTGGACCGGGACGTGGCGCTGACGATCGCCCGCTATCTGGTCGTCTTCCTCCGCAGGCCCGGCAACCAGGCCCAGTTCAGCGCCCAGTTGGCTGTGCAGACGGCGCGGCGCGAGCCGCTGCGCGAGGTCCAGCGGTGGATCAGCGAGCACCCGGGCGCCGACCTCACCGTCGAGTCCCTCGCCGCCCGCGCCCGGCTCTCCCCGCGCCACTTCGCCCGCGCCTTCCAGGCCGAGACCGGCACGACCCCCGGCCGCTATGTCGACCGGGTCCGTCTCGAACACGCCCGGCGCCTGCTGGAGGACTCCACCGACGGCGTCGAGGAGATCTCCCGGGCCAGCGGCTACGGCACCCCCGAGGCCATGCGCCGCGCCTTCGTCAGAACACTCGGCGCCTCACCGGCCGAGTACCGCCGCCGGTTCCACCCGGTACCGGCCCACTGA